AAATCTCAGCCCCAAGAAGCCCTCTTTACCCCCTGAAAACGGCCTAAAACGCTGGTTTTAAGCCCCCTTTGTTGTGTCCCACCCGTCGCAACTCGCGCTCCTACGCCGTAATAGGGGGCAAAACTCACCTCAAAAAGTCCACAACTTAACACATTCTTAACCCGTAAGCGGGGGGCACTCACCCCCCTTCGTTGTCAATATTTTGTCATTATTCGGCGCCAGGATTGTCATTATCGCGTCATTATTCGATTTTGAGGGGTAAAAAAGAGGGGTGCCCGAACCCACGTCCGAACACCCCTTTTTAGGCCCTTTTTAAGGCCTCTGAGCGCCTTTGTTTATCCCCTCAGATCATCAGTATTCATGCGCCTTTTCGCGCGTTTTTGGCCCTTTGGGTGGCCTCAATCCAACCCGCCCGTTGTAGGCCCCCAATTCCATCCCCTCGAATCCAACCGAAATCCAAGCAAAATGTACTGAATGTTTGGCGCCCCTTTTTCTCACATCCCTGTCTATCAGTGTTTTCCGTTTTCCCCGTTGTACTTAATGATTTGTGGGGCATACGTACCTTGCAGGACTATCGCGACCGAAAGATTATCCCCTACACGCAGTTTGCCGGAAAGATCCTTTACAAGGCCTCAGATCTCGAAAGGATACTGGAAGAGAATTACAAGGGAGGCGGGAAACGGTAAGACGCGAAAGGCGCATAATTGAATTGAAAACGGCACTTGGCAGCAGAGGAAGATCTGCACCAAGTGCCATTTTTTTAGAATATCTACATAGTGTTTTGAGAAGCAGTTCTGAATTTGTCTGTGGACTTTTTAAGGAGAATATGACAGAAAGTGAGGTACAGCATGGCTTCTGCGGACTCACTACATCGTTCTTAATTGATCGTCATTCTCCTGTAGTTTTCTATCCAAGAGAACGTTCTTTCTACGATCCATCTTAAGAGGAGAACAACAATCTTATGTGTGTCCTCTTTCGGGCGAAGTATAACTTTAAAATGCCAACCAAGTTCTTTGTGTAACAATGGCAATGTGCTCTTTTCGGCCTTTGATTTTCTTTCCTCTGCGAATTCCACATTCTCTACTGTCTATATGGGAAAGTATGGGAGTCGGGAGCAAGGGAAAGCGAGAAAGGGCGAGAGGGCCGATGGGTAGTGACTTTTGCCGCATCCTGCCGAGGCTTACGCCAGAGGGAAAAGGCAAAAAAAGGGGCTTCAAAGAGGGAGTTCAGTTACCTAATCGTTCCCCTTTTTGCCTTTCGGCAAGAGAACGCAATATGAGGTAACTAAACCGAGTCTTTTTCTCTTGCATTCAGTGTTTTGCGTAGCGACAAGTATCTCTTTTAAGGTTCCACTTTGTAAGCAACAAAACGATGAAAGAAAAAACGTTGAAGCTGCTCTTTTACCTCAAACGGGGCACAAAGAGCAAGGCGGGCAAAAGCCCGATTATGGCGCGCCTCAGTGTGGGGCGAACGATGGTACAATTCAGTTGTAAGACGGCCTGCTCCCCGTCGCTTTGGGACAGCCGCAAGCACAGGCTCGTCGGGAAAAGCGCCGAAGCCGTGGCCGTAAACGCCGAGCTGGACAGCCTGCAGGTCAGTGTCTGCCGCGCCTATGAGGACTTACGGAAGAAGGAAGGCGAGGCCGTGACCGCCGAGGAGGTCAAGGCCCTCGTCTTCGGACTTCGGAGTGACTGCCAAGGCTTGCTCTATCATTTGGAGGAATATCTCGCTTGTTTTCAGGAGCGGGTGGGGGTGGATCGCAGCGAACGCAGGTACAAGTTCCTCCGGGTTTTTCGGGGGCTTCTCGCAGCCTTCCTTCGGCATCGCTACCGAGTGAGCGACTTCCCCGTGCACAAGGTGGACAAGGCCTTTATCGAGGAGCTCGAGGCCTACTTCGCGCAGGAGAAAGCCTTCAAGCTCAACACCACCGCCGGCTATCTCACCGTGCTGGCGTCGCTCCTCAAAGACTTGTACAAAAGGCGTGTCATCGACACCTATCCCTTCATGGGCTACTCCATCCGATGGGACGTCGGCACACCGCGCTACATCACCAAGGACGAGCTGCGGCGTATCATCGATTTGGACGACTCGCAGCTGGGGAGTTACGAGCTTGTATCCCGAGATATGTTCCTCTTTTCGTGCTTCACGGGCCTCTCTTACACGGACATCTACCACTTGACGGCGGAACATCTGATCGAGGAAGGCGGAATGACTTGGATCCGCAAGCCGCGTGTAAAGACGGCCCGGATGTGCCACATCCCCCTGCTGCCCGAAGCGTCAGCGATCATCGAGCAGTACAGGGGCATCCACACACGCGCCTTTCGTCACGAACCGCCCCGGGGCTACCTCCTTCCGATCCCCGGCTGCGACACCGTCAATATCCATCTCAAGAAGATCGCTGCGCTTTGTCACATCCCTAAACGGTTGACTTTCCACATGGCCCGCCACACCTTCGCCTCGCAAATGACCCTCGCCGAAGGGATGTCAATTGAGAGCGTGTCCAAGATGTTAGGGCATAGTGAGATCAAGATGTTGTTAACGTAACTTATACCCCTTGAATGCATAAAGCGAAATATAACCAAAGCATATAAAGCAAAGGCCATAGGCGTATCGAGTGTTTGTGACATCTTTTAAAAGTCCAAAGAGTACTGTTATCGCAGCTCCACCAATAAGCCCCATCGTCAGAATCGATGAGCCTTTTTTGGTAAACTTCCCCAAATCCATCAAAGCTAAAGGCCAAAATGCCGGCCACATAAGCGAACATCCCAAAGCCATTACGCCAATGCAGTAAATGCTATAGGTTCCAGGAAGAACTACAACAAGGGATGTACCCACCAAAGCCACAAAAGAACAAATCTGCAGAGCGCGTGTCTGTGAGAGATATTTAGGAATAAGTATGATTCCCGTTATATAACCAATACTAATACAGATAGGTGTAATCCAAGAATAGTTTTCAGGATGATCCAATCCTAACTCATTTGCATAATCTATAAGCGTTCCCAAAACAATCGTCTCAGAACCTACATAAAAGAAAATAGCAATAGCACCCAACACCAAATGTGGAAATTGGAATATAGAATTCTTACTATTGGCATAGGCTGAAACCTCTTGGTCATCTTCATCACTATTATCACTATCTTCACCAGCTGCCTTCACTTCTGGTAATGGCGACAAAAGAGCCACAACACCCAAAATAATGAAAAGACAAATAATAACAGCAAAGGGCTTTCCTAAATCATCAATACCAACACTACCCGAAGCACCTGCAAAAAGAGCAATAAATAATGGTGATACTGGCCAAGCCAACTTATTAATCATACCCATCATAGAAATTCGCTTTGCTGCACTTTCCGTAGGTCCTAATATCGTGACATAAGGATTAATAGCTGCTTGCAAAAAAGTGTTAGCCGTTCCGCAGGTAAAAGAAGCTATCAAAAACAAGGGAAAACTCTTTTCTGATGCCGAAAAGATAAAAGCTCCAAAAGCTACCGCAAACATTCCAAACGATATTGCCATCGTGCGCTTGTAGCCAATCTTACTGATTAATATTCCCGCAGGATAACCAAAAAGAAGGAAAGGTAAGAATGTTGCACCAATAAGCATATATGCTTCCATTGAAGAAACACTTAATGAAACCTTCAATACTGGAACCAACAATGAATTAATACCCAATGCAAAACCACAAGTGAAAAACATAAGCCCTAAGAATGCCATAGGGACAAGAAAATTCTTTTGTTCTTTCATAAACTCATAACACAATAATATTAATTAGTATTTCGATCAAACGATGCGGAGGAAATTAAATTTTTCTATTGGAGTAATACATAGTCAACCAGCAATCACAAAGCTCTTTTTAAAGAACTCTACTTTTAGCGTAAAAAAACAACATTATTATCACATAGAGGATTGCAATCCTTGTTGATGAAGACTGCCGCAAAGCTTCATTAGCTTTACGTTAAATATCTCTAGCCTAATCTTTCTCCCAAGTGTTCCCTATTTTTATTCTTACTGTTGGACATTATCCCAAAACTCATAATATCGACTTGGGAACCATTTTCAAAGTAAAAAGGTAGGGGCAACTAACCCAGTTGGCAAGTCCTGGTATAACGTAAGATTAGGTTGCTTGCAATTGTGAACGTAGGCGTTGGTGATACTGAAACTCATACCCAACTCTTTGGCGAGCCATGTTTGGGTGAAACCTCGCTTCTTCAAATGCTCTTTGATGAGGTTGCTATGCTCTTTCTTCTGTCCCATCGGATGATATTTATCTTGATATTGTCTGCAAAACTATAAACTTATAGCCAAACGGAAAAGGATTGCGAACAGAAACGGTAAAACAAAAACATCTTCTTTGTGGCAGATATGTCATTCAAACTACCGGAACAAGAAATAGAGGAACTGCGCAAACTTCAGCGTAACGTTATCGGTCTTAGATACTATGCTCGGGTTACGTGCATATTGATGCTTGCCTTGGACTTTAGCCCTGACTTGGTTGCCCAAAGTTTGAGCATAGACGTCGCTACCGTCTATCGGTACAAGGATCTTTACGTTCGAGGAAAAACGGACATTTTTTTGGAAGATCACTATAAGGGTTATTGGGGACGTCTTGAGAGTGGGCAAATCAGCCTGCTTTGCGAAGAGTTGGAGCGACATCTTTCTACCGATGCCAAGAGCGTGTCCGAATGGGTAAAGGATACCTTCGGAATAGCATATACGCCAGCCGGAATGATGGATCTTTTGAACCCAAATCGGCTTTACTTACAAGAAGACTACAGAGGTTTCTTGTGAGGCGGATGCAGAGGAGCAAAAGGCATCGTTCAAATGATAAAGGAGCGCTTCAGAGCTAAGAAAGAAAGCGATATCTACTATTACGCAGACGGCACACATCCGACTCACAACACACGTTTCACTTATGCATGGATCAAGAAGGGCAAACGTTTGGAGCAGCCCACTCTGTGAGCGGTCGGCGCCCAAGTCAATATTAACGGACTACTTAATGCGCATGATGTGACAGAGGTCATAGCCCATGAGTGTCCGAGTGTCGATACCGATTCCGCCATCGCCCTTTACAAGGTAGCTTTGGAGAAGCTCCCTGAGGCTGAAAGTATCTACATCATCACAGATAATGCACGCTATTACCTGAGTAAAAAGCTTCGAGAGTGGGTGAAAGGCACGAAAATCAAGTAGATCTTCCTACCGTCCTATTCTCTGAATTTAAACCTGATCGAGCGACTGTGGAAATTCCTCCGAAAGGAGATCATCAACACGAAGTTCTATCGGACAAAACATGAATTTCGAGACGCGGTGCTCAAATCCTTTGACAACATCGCGTCTTATCGGACGCGAGTTGGAGTCGCTTCTAACTCTGAACTTCCGCGTACTCAATTCGCTATCCATTTTTGATTGACTATACAAGGGAGGTGGAAGCGGTAATCCGACAAGAAGGGGGGGGAAAAATAGGACCTCTTCGCATAAACAAATGCACAGATGCCTGAATGTACTTTCGCACACCCCATTCCTCCTCTTAGCTTTTCTACCTATTCGGTTAACTCATACGATTCATTATAGTGCTGAAAACTTCCCCCTTCCGAGCCCCAAGTGAGGCTCGGAAGGGAGAAAGGAAACCCCTCAAAGGGCTCTCAACTCACCTTATCGACACTCAAAAAAATGACTCCGAAAAGGAATGAGGAGGATATGTAGATTGTGCAGATCCCTCTCAAATCGTGTTATGTAGTTAGGAAGGTAGCATGAAGGATTTCGAGCTTCTACGACATTCTAACTCCTATTTTCTCAATCTGTTACGTCCTGTTGTAGTTATGTAGTAAGATCTAATCGGTGAAGGGAAAAAAGGCATGTTAAGACAGCCGTACAGGGATCACGCTGAAGCCGCTTGTTGCTTTTGGATCAGCTTGTCCATATCCTCCGAGATCTTTTTGTCCGTCACCTGCGCATAGATCTGCGTGCTGGATATGGACGCGTGCCCCATCATCTTGGCGATGCTCTCTATCGGGATGCCTGCGCTGAGCGACAGGGTTCCGAACGTGTGGCGCGCCATATGAAAAGACAGTCGTTGCCTGACGCCACAGGCTTTACCCACGGTACTCAGTTTGTTATTCATCACACTACGACTGCAATCGCGTGGAAAGACAAGGTCGTCGCCTTCTTCTTTCACCGTCTGCTCCTCTTGGCTTTTATTGAGGATCTCCTCCGCGATCGGATGTAGCGGCACGACAGACTCCACTTTCGTCTTCTGTCGTTCCTTACGGATATATCTCCGGCCATCGGCTGACGTTTGGATATGCGAGAACTTCAATCGCTCCATGTCTACAATGGCCAGTCCGGTGAAGCAAGAGAAGAGAAACATCTGTCGGGCCTGTTCTGCTTCCCTGTCGTTCACTTTCAGCGCCATGAGCTTGGCCACATCGCTCTTTTGCAAGAAGCGAATCTTCCGTTCCTCCTTTTCGTAGGCAACATCCTCAAATGGATGGCAGCGGATGACTTTCAAGTCTACCGCACGATACATCAACCGACTCAATCGGCAGAGGTGATTGTTCATGGTCGATGCCGCCAAACCGCGTTTTTTGAGAAAGAAGCGGAAGTCCTCAAACAGATCTTCCGTAATGCCTGCGAGGGGGATGTCTCGCCCTCCGTTTTCCTTCATGAACGCCCGAAGCAGCTTGTCCGAATAGATCAGGTTTTGGTAGGTACTTTCAGCCTTTGACTTGCCCACGCATGCCTTCACAGATTGCAGTTCCGCCTCGCTCATGGCTAAAAGAGTGGTTGGTGTGGCAACGGCACCCTGCAAGCAGTTCTTGAGCAGTTCTGGACTGACCACGCCATCTTTCGTGAGTATTTCCGCGTAAGTCTTTTCCACAAGCTCCCTGAATGTAGCGAGGCGTTGATTGATTTTCTTTTCGCCGGTTATACCCTGCCTGCTGTTCCATTCATCTGGCAGACATTCCTCGCCGGTTGTCATCACCGCACTTCTGCCATCGATGGTGACGCGGCAAAATATGGCCGTCTTGCCGTCTGCTTTTGTCTTCTGTCTGTTGATATAGAACAGGATCTTGAACGTACTTCTCATATCGGTTTCGGCTAAATGGTTAGGTGCAAATCTTCAGTGAAGGCGATCAAGCGATCGAACTCTTCAAATAGCTTTTGGGGAGTGACTTTCGCATATCGCTCGGTCATGCGCACCGTGCTATGCCCAAGCATCTTGCTGACGGTCTCGATGGGCACGCCTTGTTCTAAGGTAACGAGCGTAGCGAAGGTGTGTCGGGCGGTGTGCGAAGTGAAGGGTAGCGCGATACCGGCCCGCAGCCTGAGAACCTTCAGATGCGATTGATAGGTCAGGTAATTGATGTGAGGAAGCAACGTGTTCCTTCCTTCATCGGACAGTCTGTTCATCAATCGAAGCGCTTCGGGCAAGAGCTTTACACGGCAGAGAACGCCTGTTTTCTGTCGGTTAAACTTCAGCCAAAGGGCGCCCTCGTCGTCGCAGACAAGATGCCCACGGTTCAGTGCCATTAGATCGCAATAGGCGGCGCCGGTGTAACAGGCGAAAAGAAACACATCGCGCGCTATCTCCAGGTCGATCTCCCAGCCGTCAAAACAGAGCGCCTTTAACTTGTCCAACGCTTCTCTATCGAGCGCTTTGGGTAATCGGCTATCTCCCTTGCCCACGTGCACATTGTCAAATAACAAGGAGTCTGCCACTCCTTCGCGATAAGCCAGTTTGCAGACCTTCTTGATAAGGACGATCATGTTGTAGCAAGTGCTCTGTTTCAGACCCATCTCTCCGATTACATACTGCTCGAATTGTTTGATG
The sequence above is drawn from the Tannerella serpentiformis genome and encodes:
- a CDS encoding site-specific integrase gives rise to the protein MKEKTLKLLFYLKRGTKSKAGKSPIMARLSVGRTMVQFSCKTACSPSLWDSRKHRLVGKSAEAVAVNAELDSLQVSVCRAYEDLRKKEGEAVTAEEVKALVFGLRSDCQGLLYHLEEYLACFQERVGVDRSERRYKFLRVFRGLLAAFLRHRYRVSDFPVHKVDKAFIEELEAYFAQEKAFKLNTTAGYLTVLASLLKDLYKRRVIDTYPFMGYSIRWDVGTPRYITKDELRRIIDLDDSQLGSYELVSRDMFLFSCFTGLSYTDIYHLTAEHLIEEGGMTWIRKPRVKTARMCHIPLLPEASAIIEQYRGIHTRAFRHEPPRGYLLPIPGCDTVNIHLKKIAALCHIPKRLTFHMARHTFASQMTLAEGMSIESVSKMLGHSEIKMLLT
- a CDS encoding MFS transporter; its protein translation is MKEQKNFLVPMAFLGLMFFTCGFALGINSLLVPVLKVSLSVSSMEAYMLIGATFLPFLLFGYPAGILISKIGYKRTMAISFGMFAVAFGAFIFSASEKSFPLFLIASFTCGTANTFLQAAINPYVTILGPTESAAKRISMMGMINKLAWPVSPLFIALFAGASGSVGIDDLGKPFAVIICLFIILGVVALLSPLPEVKAAGEDSDNSDEDDQEVSAYANSKNSIFQFPHLVLGAIAIFFYVGSETIVLGTLIDYANELGLDHPENYSWITPICISIGYITGIILIPKYLSQTRALQICSFVALVGTSLVVVLPGTYSIYCIGVMALGCSLMWPAFWPLALMDLGKFTKKGSSILTMGLIGGAAITVLFGLLKDVTNTRYAYGLCFICFGYISLYAFKGYKLR
- a CDS encoding COG3415 family protein is translated as MADMSFKLPEQEIEELRKLQRNVIGLRYYARVTCILMLALDFSPDLVAQSLSIDVATVYRYKDLYVRGKTDIFLEDHYKGYWGRLESGQISLLCEELERHLSTDAKSVSEWVKDTFGIAYTPAGMMDLLNPNRLYLQEDYRGFL
- a CDS encoding site-specific integrase; amino-acid sequence: MRSTFKILFYINRQKTKADGKTAIFCRVTIDGRSAVMTTGEECLPDEWNSRQGITGEKKINQRLATFRELVEKTYAEILTKDGVVSPELLKNCLQGAVATPTTLLAMSEAELQSVKACVGKSKAESTYQNLIYSDKLLRAFMKENGGRDIPLAGITEDLFEDFRFFLKKRGLAASTMNNHLCRLSRLMYRAVDLKVIRCHPFEDVAYEKEERKIRFLQKSDVAKLMALKVNDREAEQARQMFLFSCFTGLAIVDMERLKFSHIQTSADGRRYIRKERQKTKVESVVPLHPIAEEILNKSQEEQTVKEEGDDLVFPRDCSRSVMNNKLSTVGKACGVRQRLSFHMARHTFGTLSLSAGIPIESIAKMMGHASISSTQIYAQVTDKKISEDMDKLIQKQQAASA
- a CDS encoding site-specific integrase; this translates as MDDKKMKVLLYLKKSSLDRSGKAPIMGRITLGRSIAQFSCKLFCNPDLWNPRESRMNGKSREAVEVNAKLDNLLLAVQSSYQSLLAKGSPFDATDIKEHFQGCVQSRTMLLERFDGLIEDMEEHVGVDIKRESLVLYRQTRARLQQFIRAKHNASDLTFSQPTEDFIKQFEQYVIGEMGLKQSTCYNMIVLIKKVCKLAYREGVADSLLFDNVHVGKGDSRLPKALDREALDKLKALCFDGWEIDLEIARDVFLFACYTGAAYCDLMALNRGHLVCDDEGALWLKFNRQKTGVLCRVKLLPEALRLMNRLSDEGRNTLLPHINYLTYQSHLKVLRLRAGIALPFTSHTARHTFATLVTLEQGVPIETVSKMLGHSTVRMTERYAKVTPQKLFEEFDRLIAFTEDLHLTI